The Syntrophales bacterium region GCGATATTCTGACCCTGGTGGAGAAGGCCCAGACGGTCGTCGATCAGAAGAAGGCCCTTGAACTGGAGCGGAAAATCCGTAAGAATGAATTCACCCTTGAAGATTTCCGCGACCAGTTGTCTCAGATCCGAAAGATGGGATCGCTCCAGGACATTCTGGGCATGATTCCTGGCCTGGGGCGAATGAAGGCGATGAAGGATACCATGCCCGATGAAAAGGAACTCGTACGGATCTCTGCCATCATCGATTCCATGACCCGGCAGGAAAGGGCGAACTACCTTATCATCGAAGGCTCAAGGCGCAAAAGGATTGCCCGGGGAAGCGGGACCTCCGTACAGGACGTGAACCGGCTGTTGAAAAATTACATTGAGATGAGAAAAATGATGAAACGGATGACCTCCAAGGACGGGATGAAGGCCCTCCGAAGGGGGAATTTTCCCTTTTCATTCTGAAAAAGATATGTTAATCAATCACCCTTTTCGTTGGCAAAACCATTTTCGGAGGAGGTTACAAGCAGATAGGATGGCGACAAAGATAAGACTGGCACGCATGGGATCACGGAGCAGGCCTTTCTACCGTATCGTAGTAGCCGATTCCGAATTTCCCAGAGACGGGAGATTCATTGAGATCGTCGGTCACTACGACCCGAAAAAAGAGCCGGCCGAAGTAACCGTAAAGGATGAGCGCGTCCGGGATTGGCTTTCCAAGGGAGCGAAACCGACGCTTACCGTTTCCCAGCTGCTGAAGAAAAAGGGAATCCCACTGAAAGGATAGTTGCTGCCCGTTATCCCCGGACCAACGGCATGTTTCGGGCGCTTCCGACCCACGATCGATCGTGCACGCAGGAGATCCCAGGCTGCCGATGGGCAGCCGGCGAGAATCGATATTCGTGACGCTTCAATCTTTGCAGACATCACGGAGGTGGGAACGATGAAGGAGCTCATCAAGTACATGGCGCAGGCTTTGGTGGATCATCCTGATCAGGTGGAAGTGAATGAAATCGTTGGCGAACAAACCTCGGTGATCGAATTGAGAGTGGCCAAGGAGGACTTGGGGAAAGTCATCGGAAAACAGGGACGAACCGCCAAGGCAATGCGGGCCATATTGAGCGCCGCGTCCACGAAAATCCGCAAGAGAACGGTCCTAGAGATCATCGAATGATGCATGAAGCTGCTGGAAATAGGACGCATCGTCAAATGTCACGGGCTGCAGGGAGCCGTGAAGGTACTCTCCTTCCTGGAGGGAAAGCGGACACTGGAAGTCATCCGTGAAGTGTATATCGGGAAGGATGACGCATCGGCCGTTCTGTACCGGATCAAGACGATAGACCCGCTCAAGCGGGCATTTTTGCTTGCCGTGGAGGGAGTTGCCCGGATTGAACAGGCGGATTCCCTTCTGGGATGCAGCGTCTGGATACCGGCGGATCGCCTGGAGAAACTGCCCGAGGGTGAGTATTACTGGTGGCAGCTCATCGGCCTGGAGGTCCGATCGGAAGAAGGCCGATTTCTAGGATTCATCGAAGAGATCCTTCCCACGGGCAGCAACGATGTTTACGTCTGCCGGGGGGGTGAAAGGGAGATCCTGCTCCCGGCCATTGCAGACGTGATTCGGGAGATTGACATGGAAAGAGGATTCATGAGCGTCCGGATCCTCGAGGGACTTTGATCCACCATGCTCCGCTTCGATGTCCTGTCGATTTTCCCCGAGATGTTTCAATCTCCCTTCGATGCCAGCCTCATCGGGAAGGCCAGGGATAAGGGGATAATCCAGATCCACCTGCATGACATCCGGGATTACGCCGAGGGAAAACACCGGATGACCGATGACTATCCATATGGCGGTGGCGGCGGGATGGTCATGAAGGTGGAGCCGGTGGCTCGGGCGCTGGAAGCCGTTGTGCCGGACCGGGAAGGGGCTCTCGTCGTGCTCCTCACTCCCCAGGGAGAGCCGCTTCGGCAGGAACTGGTTCGGGAACTGGCCTCGTGGTCCAGGCTGGTCATGATCTGCGGGCATTACGAGGGGGTGGACGAGCGCATCCGGACGCATCTGGTCGACCGGGAGATCTCCATCGGTGACTATATCCTGACGGGAGGGGAACTGGCGGCCATGGTCCTTGTGGATGCCGTTGCCCGCCTGGTTCCCGGTGTTCTGGGAAACAGCACGTCTCCCCAGGCCGACTCCTTTTCCGACGGGCTTCTAGAATACCCGCAGTATACGAGACCGGAGAATTTCCGGGAATGGAAAGTCCCGGACGTTCTGTTGTCGGGCCATCACAAGGCCATTGAAGACTGGAGGAGAAGGGAAGCGTTGAAGAGGACCTGGCAGAGGCGCAGGGACCTCCTTGAATCAGCACCGCTGCGGGACGAAGACCGGGAAATGCTGCAGAGCCTGGTCCTGGAGAAGGAGCGGGAAGGTCTGTAACGCCGGTTTTCGATTCCATGACGGCGGGCAGAGAGCAAGAGAGAGACAGGTCGACCAAAGGCTTATTACAGGGATTGCCTTGAAGGGATAGAAGGAGGTTTTAGCCATGAATGTATTGGATATGATTGAAAAGGAACAAATGCGGGGCGACATCCCCGAGTTCAAGTCCGGTGATACGGTGAAAGTGTACGTCCGGATCGTGGAAGGCCAGAAACAGCGAATTCAGGCCTTCGAAGGAGTTGTGATCCGGAAAAGGCGTGGAAGCAACCGTTCCAGCTTCACCGTCCGGAAGATCTCCTACGGTATCGGAGTCGAACGAACGTTTCCGCTTCATTCCCCCGTCATCGACCGAATCGAGGTGATCAGCCGCGGCAAGGTCCGCCGGTCCCGGCTCTACTACCTGAGGGGCCTGAGAGGGAAGAAGGCCCGGATCAAGGACGCAAGCAGGATCTGAAACAGCGGGACAGGCGCACTCCATCCCGCGGCGGCGGGGTCTCTTACGGGGACCTCCGCCGAAGGGAGCGATGGATCATTTCGAACGCAAGGCTCTTCAGGAGGGTTTTTTCTCCATTGCCGGCGTTGACGAGGCCGGTCGGGGGGCTCTTTGCGGACCCGTCGTTGCCGCCGCCGTCATTTTTCCTTCCGGATACAGGAATCCCGACATTAAAGACTCCAAGCTGCTTCGCCCGCAGGTCCGGGAAACTCTCCATGACCGGATCCACCAGGACGCTCTGGCGGTCGGCATTGGAGTGATCGAAGCGCAGGTGATCGACCGGATCAACATCCTGCAGGCGACGCTGGCCGCGATGAAGGATGCCGTCCTCAGCCTGTCCCGGCGGCCGGATTACCTCCTGATCGACGGCCGGAATGCAATTCCCCTGGACTTTCATCAGAAGGTCATCGTCGGAGGAGACCGCCTGAGCGTGTCCATTGCCGCGGCTTCCATTGTGGCCAAGGTCTCCCGCGACAAGATCATGGAAATCTATCATCACCAGTTTCCGCAGTACAATTTTCTCCGGAACAAGGGATACGGAACGGAGGAACACCGGAACGCCATCCAGGTTTACGGGGCCTCCAAGATTCACCGCAAATCCTTTCACCTGAAGGGGAAGGCCTCTTCCTCTCCCTCGGAGCTTCTCCCCTTTTCATGAGGCGCCAGTCGGAAACGAAAAAAGAGGCGCCGACTCCGCGAAGAGGCGCCATTGGGGAAGAACTGGCGGCAGCTCATCTGAAAAAAGCCGGATATGTGATCGTCGAGAGAAATTATCGGTGTTCAGCCGGCGAGATGGATATCATCGCCAGGGAAGGCGATGTTCTTGTTTTCGTGGAGGTGAAAACACGGCGCTCCGGGGCCTTCGGGGAGCCGGAGGAGTCCGTGGGGCCGGAAAAACAGCGGAGGCTGACGAGGATTTCCCTTCATTACCTGAACTGGAAGGGACTCGTGAACGAGAAGTGCCGTTTTGACGTCGTATCGGTCAAGATGGATGTCTCGGGGACCCGGATTGAGGTTTTCCGGGATGCCTTTGACGGTCTCTGGTAGAAAAGAGGGTGCCGGACCAGATCGTAAGCCGAGTTCTGTTCCGTACGGCCGTTGCCGGCCGGGCGGTGGTGGCCATTCATCTGGGACGGCAGTTGCCTGCCGCCTCAAGCGACGCTACCCGAGAACCTCGGACGGGCCGTCCTCAAGCGTTCTCCTATTCGGTCTTGCTCCGGATGGGGTTTACCAAGCTTTCCCGGTCACCCGGGAAACTGGTGAGCTCTTACCTCGCCTTTTCACCCTTACCTGCAATGCAGGCGGTATATTTTCTGTGGCACTTTCCTTAGGGTTGCCCCCAGTCGCCGTTAGCGACCATCCTGCCCTGTGGAGCTCGGACTTTCCTCCGTTCCCTCAGGGGAACGGCGACCACCTGATCTGCTCCGGCACCTTTTCAAAGATCCCTTCCTGCTCCGCTTCAACATGCGGAATAAGCCTGTTCCGTAAAATATCCCATCAGGAAGGCGGAATCAAGAGCCCCGATTGTTCTTGTCATGATTCCCGTTGCTCTGGTCGTCCCAGTAGAGGATCCGGTTGCAATTGGGACAGAACCGGATCTCTTCCTCTCTCTGTATCTCGTTGTAGAGTTGGGGAGGGAGATTCATCCGGCATCCCTGGCAGACTTCCTTCCAGACGCCGATGACAGCTACGCCGGCACTGGCGTTGCGGATCGTTTCGTACCTTTTGAGGATGTCAGGGGGGACCTTTTCTCGCAATGCCTGGCTCTTTTCTCTGGTCGCACGCAGATCTTCATCGGCAAGGGCGAGTTCCTCGGTCCGTTCTTTCCGCTCCCCCTCGTAGCGCAACCTGGCCTGATCGAAGTCCCGCTCGATGTTCTGTACGAGGCCGCGTACCCGGTCCATTTCTTCCATCGCCTCGAGAATCTCGTCCTCGATCTGGCTGTTTCTCATTTCCAGGGTCTCGACTTCCTTCAGGATGGCCTCGTACTCCTTATTGGTCTTGACTTCAAACTGGCGAGCCTTGGCTTTCTTCAGGGAATCCTGCCCTCTACGAAGGAGTTCTTCCTTTTCCCTGTGTTTTTTTGTTGCTTCCTGAAGCCTTTCTTTCTGTTCGACCATCTCCGTCTGGGACGCCGTGAATATCCCATCCAGCGCCTCCAGCAGGCTGGGTAATTGGGTCTTACGACCCTGAATCTTCTCGATTGCGGAATCGACTTTCTGCAGATCTCTTAAGAGAGAAAGCAGTTCTTTCAAGGATCATTCCCCTTTCAAACAAAGAGTCAAAAAAAAATGCACCGGAGCCGGTGCATTGATTTATTCTTGCGGGACGGAGGTTCCCTGTCGGGAACTTGCACCGCCGGCGATTGTCGACCGACTGGTCCGCCCCTTCCTGCCGCTTGCGGTTGAAACCGCCGATGAGTGTTCTGGTATCTTCATGGCCTTGAATAAACGAATGGTGGGCCCACCTGGGATCGAACCAGGGACCGACCGGTTATGAGCCGGTGGCTCTACCAGTTGAGCTATGGGCCCTCTCAATTTACTCTGCGTCCGTGAACGTATGGTCCATCCGTCCACGGCGCGTCTGTTTGCTATACCCGATGGTTGGCGCTGTCAATGGTCTATTTTGTCACAAGCTTGAGGACTCGTCTCCGGGGCGGGTTGATCATTTTCTTCCCCGTAGATGCCGGCAGCGGACGCGGTGTCTCACGCCGCGAGGATTCGAGAAGCTCTCGGGTTTCCTCGTCGGTATAGTCCATGCGCTCACTGATGCCGAACCGCATGCGGAGCACCTTCTCTTCCCGCGGGGTCAGGGTCGCCAGGATTTTTCTTGTCTGCTCCGCGAGGTCCATGCTGATGGTTGCCTCGGAAGGGGACATGATCTTCTTGTCCTCGATGAAGTCACCGAGATGGCTGTCCTCCTCCTCTCCGATGGGAGTCTCCAGGGAGATGGGCTCCTTGGCAATTTTCAATACCTTGCGGACCTTTTCCAGCGGGTACTCCATCTTGTTGGCGATTTCCTCGGGTGTGGGTTCCCGACCCAGTTCCTGCACAAGGTACCGGGAGGTGCGGATCAGCTTGTTGATCGTCTCGATCATATGCACCGGGATCCGGATCGTTCGGGCCTGGTCCGCGATGGCCCTCGTAATGGCCTGGCGGATCCACCAGGTGGCATATGTGGAGAACTTGTAGCCCCGCTGGTATTCGAACTTGTCCACAGCCTTCATGAGGCCGATGTTTCCTTCCTGGATCAGATCCAGAAACTGAAGGCCCCGATTCGTGTACTTCTTCGCAATGCTGACCACAAGCCGGAGATTCGCCTCAACGAGTTTCCGCTTGGCGATCTCCGCATCAAATTCTCCCGTTTCGATCAGGTAGACAACCTTCTTCAGCGTAGCCGCCGGGAGGCCCGTCGCCAGGGTCACGGCCTTGATCTTCCGGGCCGCTTCCCGGTACTGCTCCTCGCACTCCCTGAGGCGCTCCTGCGAAATCCGCAGGCTCTTTGCGATGGCCTTGGCCTCCTTAGGGGATTGCCGCAGGCGGGACCAGGTCTTCTCCATTTCCTTGACAGGAAGACCCGTTCTTTCCTTGCACTGGCGGATCATCCAGTCAGCCTCCTCCACTCCGGCGATATACTCCTTCAGCATGGCAACCATGGAATGGGTCTGCCTTTTGCTGAACCGGACCTTACGGCAGAGGCGAACGATGTTCTTCCTGTTCTTCTCCAGATCGTCGCGGAGTTCTTTGCGGATTTCCTCCTCGAGACCCTTTTCCTTGAGTCGTTTGTGAATCTGGTCATTTTTCCGGTCCACGGTGGCGACCCGGTCGATCAGCTTGACGACTCTCTGTTTGTGTAGGTCTTCCTCGACGAAACCGTCCTCATCTTCCAGATTGTCGATGACGCTTTTGATGCGGATCTCGTCCCGTTTCAGTTTTGCGCCCAGCTCGACCACATATTTGATGCAACAGTCCACGCTGAAGACCGAGTCCATGACGACCTTGTCGCCCGCCTCAATCTTCTTGGCGATCTCAACCTCACCCTCGCGGCTGAGCAGGGACACCATTCCCATCTCCCGAAGATACATTTTTACCGGGTCACCGGTCTTCCCGGCGATCGGCATCAGGGTGAGAACGTCTTCCTCCTTCGTTTCGATGTTTTCTTCGGCTGCCTTCTTGACAATCAGCTTGTCGCCCTTGTCCGTATCGATGATATCGATGTTCTTTTCTCCAAAAAGCATAATGATGTCATCGATCTGATCGGAGGAGACGATATCCGACGGCAACAGATCGTTCACGTCGTCGTATGTGAGAAAACCCTTCTCCTCGCCGAGGGAAATCAGCTTTTTGAACTCATCGGACTGAATGTCTTTCGCCATATGTTCTCTCCCTGTTTTTTTACGGATCATCAAACTGGAGGGAAACGAGCCGTCAGATTCCCTTCCGCAGATTCCTTTCCATGTTCAGCAGCCGCTCTTTCTCCCGGAGCAGGGCTTCACAAAGGACTCCGTCTTGCCGTTCCTGAGCGCCGAGCAGGCGTTGCCTTAACTGTTCGTGCTGCCTGCGGAACCATTTCCGGTGAATCTGTCCGATGCTGTCCCTGAGGAACCGTTCCACCAGGGTTTCATCCAGCGGCTGCTTCTGGACGAGCGATTTCAATATGTTCTGTCGGACCCCTTCCTCGGGGATTTCCATGGCCAGCGTGGCCACGTCGATCCGTCCGTCTCTGCTGAAAGCGTTGGAAAGGGTCTCCGCAAAGGCATGCAAGGCTCCGTCGGCAAAGTGGTCCAGAACGCCCGATCCGATCACGTCGGGAATCCGGAACGGATGCTCGATCATGAGCAGAACCAGATTCAACTCCAGCGGGTCCGATTCAGGTCGCGGGTCCTTTGGATTCCCTCCGGATACGGTCGTTTCCCGGGTGCCCACGGTTTTTCCGACCTGCCTTTTCAACACCGACTGGTCGAGGCCCGTCTTTTCGGACACCCGTTTCAAAAGCAGGTTCCGCTTGATGGGATCATCCACTTTGGCCAGCATGGCCACGGCGCCCTGTGCCGCCGCCGTCCTTGCGCTGACGGTGCTTCCGCTGCCGGCCAGCGTCTCCAGGTAGTAATCCATGAACGTCGGGGATCGCTGCACCAGTTCTTCCAGCGCCTCCGCCCCGGAAGCCCGGACGAAGTCGTCCGGATCCGCTCCGTCGGGCAGAAACACGGCCCGGGCCTCCACGTCGGCCGCCAGAAACAATTCCAGGCTCCGGTCCAGGGCCTTGCGGCCCGCCGGATCGGAATCGAATATCACGGCAACGTCCCTTGTATAGCGCTTGAGCAGGTGAACCTGATCCGATGTCAGGGCCGTACCCAGAGAGGCAAGGGCGTTCCGTACTCCGGCGTTCCAAAGGGAGATGACGTCGAAGTATCCTTCCACGAGAACAGCGCAACTTTTGCGTCGGATCGTCTCCTTTGCCTGCCGGATCCCGAACAGGTTGCGCCCCTTGATGAAGACGGCCGTCTCCGGTGAATTCAGATACTTTGGCTCACCGTCGCCAATCATGCGGCCGCCGAAGGCGATCACGCGGCCCGAGGCATCTTCGATCGGAAACATGACGCGTCCCCGGAAGCGGTCGTAGGAACCGCCGTCTTCCCGGGATAGAAGCAGTCCCGCCTGCTTCGCTACATCCAGGGAGACCCCCTCCCTCTCAAGAGCTTTGCGAAGACCCGTCCACTCGTTTCTTGCGAAGCCGAGGCGAAAGGCCTTCCGCGTCTCCTCGCGGATCCCCCTTCTTTCAAGGTACTTGCGGGCATCCATCCCTCCCGGACTTTGAAGGTTGCCCGTAAAGAAGGCGGCGGCCTTCTCGTTCATGTCCAGGATGGCGCTGCGCAACCCCCGGTTTTCCCCGGGGGGCGGAGGCTTTCGGGGGATCTGGATCCCCATCTTGCCCGCCAGGTGCCGCAGGGCCTCCGGGTAGGTCATGGCGTTCACCTTCATCAGGAAGGTGACGGCGTTTCCTCCCTCACCGCAACCGAAGCAATGAAAGATCTGTTTTTCCGGATTGACCGTGAAGGACGGGGTTTTCTCCTGGTGGAAAGGGCACAGGCCCACATAGTTCCGACCGGCCTTCCGCAGGGTCACAAAATCCGATACGACCTCCACGATGTCCGCGCGGCTTTTGATTTCCTCCACTTTCTCTTCGGGTATCAAGCCCATGGATATGTTTCGCCCCTTGCTTGAATCCCTGTTGCCGATCGATCCTCTTCGGCAGGAGCCTCTCCTTCGTGCAGTCCGTCACCGGTGTACGCCCCGCGGACAGAATCACGTTTTCAACGGCCCGTGGGCTAACCGGCCAGCCTGGCCTTGACCAGGTCTCCCACCAATTTGCCGTCCGCCTTGCCGGTGATTCGGGGCATCAGGACCTTCATGACCTTGCCCATATCCTTGACGGACGAAGCCCCCGCTTCACCGACCGCCTTGTCGATTTCCACCTCGAGCTCCTCCCGGGATAGCTGCTGGGGCATGAAGGACTGGATGATCGCGAGCTCAGCCTCTTCCTGGGCCACCAAGTCCATCCGTCCGCCCTTGGCAAACTGCTCGATCGAGTCTTTCCTCTGCTTCGCCATTCCGGAGAGAACCTGCAGGATCTCGGTTTCGTTCAGTTCACGCCTGAGGTCGATCTCCCGGTTATGCATGGCCGTCTTGATCAGGCGCAGCGCGGAAAGCCGGATCTTGTCCCTGGCTTTCGCGGCCTCGATCATTCCCTGTTCCACCTGCTTTTTCATTGTCATCGCACGCACCTGTTTCTTAAATTTGTTTCCCGTTGCCCCGGTTGTCAACAGGGGCCGGATGGTTCCTTACATATCCTTCATGCGGATCGGTCCGCCTCCTACAACGTGGACATGGAGGTGAAAGATGACCTGTCCGCCTTCCTTATTGGTATTGATGACGGTCTTGAAACCCCGCTGGTCGATTCCCTTGAGCCGGGCTACTTCCTGAACCGCATGGATAAGATGCGGGAGCAGCTTTGTGTTTTCGTCCTTTACGTCGAGGAGGGTGGGAACGTGTTTCTTCGGGACGATCACGACATGAGCCGGGGCTACCGGATGGATGTCGTCGAAGGCGAGGACCCATTCGTCCTCGTAGACCTTGGTGCAGGGGATCGATCCGGCGATGATTTTGCAGAAAATGCAGTCGTCCATGGCTTCAATCCTCCTTCCTGGCTTCTGCGGCGTTGGTTTTGAGCGTCTCGGCGATGGCGTCCTCCAGGCGCAGGGCGCCTGTATAAAGTGCCCGGCCCACGATAACCCCCAGGATGCCGGGACCTCCGGATGCCAGCAGTCGCTGGATGTCCTTCATCCCGGATACGCCCCCGGAGGCGATGACCGGGAGACCCGTCTCATCCGCCAAGGCGCGCGTGGCCTCGACGTTGACTCCCTGTTCCATGCCGTCCCGGTGAATGTCCGTGTAGACGATGGCATGCAGGGCCTCCTGCCTATACCGGTTCGCCAACTCGACGGCAGGAATGTCCGATTGTTCCGTCCAGCCTTCGACGGAGACCCGGCCTCCGCGGGCGTCGATCCCCAGGATGATCCGGCCCGGATAGCGCCGGCAGGCTTCCCGGACCAGGGATTCATCTTTCAGGAGCGCGCTACCCAGAATGACCCAGGCAACACCGGCCTCGATGTAGGAAACGATGGTTTCCATGCTGCGAATGCCGCCGCCGACCTGAACCGGAAGCCCGGTGGCTTTGACGACGGCCTCGACGGCTTCACCGTTCCTGGGCTTTCCCGCCAGGGACCCGTCCAGATCGACCATGTGCAGCCGGGAGGCTCCTCCGTCCTTCCACATCCGGGCCACCTGGGCGGGATCTTCCCCGTACACGGTTACCCGCTGGAAGTCTCCCTGGGCCAGCCGGACGCAGCGGCCGTCTTTCAGATCAATGGCGGGAATGATGATCAAAATGAAATCTCCCTTCCGGACGCCGGAGCCGATCCCTTATCGCGCCCAACCGCGCCTTGCTCAAGGCGTTGCCGGGAATGTCTTGCACACTTCCTCCATGCCGGCTGCGGTCAGCTCTTCGGCGGTGAGCCACCTCCCCTTTTCCTTGAAGAAGAAGGGAATCTGAAGCATGTCCTCCATCAGCGACGCCTGGGTCTGGTCGAAGAGGCCGCGCCAGAGAAGGGCGCCGTCACCGGCCCGGTACAGGTGGATGTCGAAGGCGACGGAGGCCGGTTTCTCGACGGAGTAGGCGAGACCTTTCCGCTCGCGCCAGCGATATATGTAACCCACAACGATGCCGTCAACTTCCAGGTCGCTGCCCATCTTGCGAAGGATCTCGGCGGCTTTCATTGTGAAAGAACCGGACGATGCGCTCTGGTAAGCGGCACCCGCCCGATCCGGATATACGATCTGGATTCTGCCCAGGGCTTTCTGGCGGTCGAGGAAAATCCGTTCTGTGATTCGTTCCGGTGAGTCTTCCGGCCGGTCGGCTCCCATGTCTCCCAGGATGACCGGCTCTCTTGCCACCCGGACTGCCACTTCCGACGGAGAGGCCTTCTGGAACGGCAGCACGGCGATCCGGTGGACGGTGATCTCCCCTCCCGCTGCCGGGACGGAGGTCCGGGAAGAGGCGCAGCCGGCGATCACTAGTACCGGGATAATCGCGATCAGGATACGGGCAAACCGCTCCGCGATGGTTGATCTGTGCAAAAGGTCACCTCCTTACGGACGGGCAAGTCCGACGGTCGGGACCGGTCAGAGGCTGCCCTTTGTGGACGGAATCCCTTGGATCCGTTCGTTGGGGGTAACGGCCTTTCTCAGGGCACGGGCGAACGCCTTGAAGATCGCCTCGGCCATATGGTGGCTGTTTCCGCCGTGGATAATCTGGATGTGAAGCGTCGTTCCGCTGTGGTCTGCAAACGCCTTGAAGAATTCGCGGAGGAGCGAGGGATCGAAATCCCCGATCCGGCCGTCTCCGAAATCGGCTTCGAAAACCAGGAAGGGCCGGCCCGACAGGTCCATCACGACCCTGCACAGGCTCTCATCCATGGGCACGGTGGCCTCGCCGAAGCGTTCCAGGCCGCGCTTATTTCCAAGGGACTGCTTCAGGGCCTCTCCCATGCAAATGCCGAGATCTTCCACGAGGTGATGGTCGTCGACTTCGCGGTCCCCTTTTCCCCGTATGGTCAGGTCGAACAGGCCGTGCCGGCTGAAAAGGTTCAGCATATGGTCCAGAAAAGGGATGGAGGTGGAGAGAGTCCCTTCCCCCGATCCATCCAGCCCCAGTTCCAGGGCGATGTCGGTCTCCGTGGTTTTCCGCTTGATCTTCGCCTTCCTCGCCATGGGAATCCCTTCCGGTCAGATGACCTTGTTGAGAGAATATTCGATGATTCCCTCCGCCCCGGCTTCCTTGAGAAGCGGAATCAGGTCCCGGACGATGCCCGCGTCCACGATCG contains the following coding sequences:
- the hisA gene encoding 1-(5-phosphoribosyl)-5-[(5-phosphoribosylamino)methylideneamino]imidazole-4-carboxamide isomerase, producing MIIIPAIDLKDGRCVRLAQGDFQRVTVYGEDPAQVARMWKDGGASRLHMVDLDGSLAGKPRNGEAVEAVVKATGLPVQVGGGIRSMETIVSYIEAGVAWVILGSALLKDESLVREACRRYPGRIILGIDARGGRVSVEGWTEQSDIPAVELANRYRQEALHAIVYTDIHRDGMEQGVNVEATRALADETGLPVIASGGVSGMKDIQRLLASGGPGILGVIVGRALYTGALRLEDAIAETLKTNAAEARKED
- the hisB gene encoding imidazoleglycerol-phosphate dehydratase HisB — encoded protein: MARKAKIKRKTTETDIALELGLDGSGEGTLSTSIPFLDHMLNLFSRHGLFDLTIRGKGDREVDDHHLVEDLGICMGEALKQSLGNKRGLERFGEATVPMDESLCRVVMDLSGRPFLVFEADFGDGRIGDFDPSLLREFFKAFADHSGTTLHIQIIHGGNSHHMAEAIFKAFARALRKAVTPNERIQGIPSTKGSL